One Acinetobacter colistiniresistens DNA segment encodes these proteins:
- the rplJ gene encoding 50S ribosomal protein L10, protein MALLIEDKKQIVAEVTEVASTAFAAVVADYQGLTVEQLTALRVEARKLGVATRVVRNTLAKRALQDTPFAILNDDLVGPTILAFSTSEDDMGAAARLFEEFAKTNKAFELKAAAFEGKLYQGADVSVIANLPNQEKALTMLASVLQAPISKLGRLLTALQEKNGSEAA, encoded by the coding sequence ATGGCTCTTCTTATCGAAGACAAAAAACAGATCGTTGCAGAAGTAACTGAAGTTGCTTCTACTGCGTTCGCTGCCGTTGTTGCTGACTACCAAGGTTTAACAGTTGAGCAATTAACTGCTCTTCGCGTTGAAGCTCGTAAGTTAGGTGTTGCTACACGTGTTGTACGTAATACTTTGGCTAAACGTGCGCTTCAAGATACGCCATTCGCGATCTTGAATGATGACCTTGTTGGTCCAACAATCTTAGCATTCTCAACTTCTGAAGATGACATGGGTGCAGCTGCACGCTTGTTCGAAGAATTTGCGAAAACTAACAAAGCATTTGAATTAAAGGCTGCTGCATTTGAAGGCAAACTTTATCAAGGTGCTGACGTTAGCGTTATTGCAAACCTTCCGAACCAAGAAAAAGCGCTTACTATGCTTGCCTCTGTTCTTCAAGCTCCGATTTCGAAATTGGGTCGCTTACTTACAGCGCTTCAAGAGAAAAACGGATCAGAAGCTGCTTAA
- the rplL gene encoding 50S ribosomal protein L7/L12, whose translation MALTNEEILNAVAEKTVLELVELISAFEEKFNVSAAAVAVAAAPGAGAAAEEQTEFNVELTSFGANKVAVIKAVREATGLGLKEAKDLVEGAPAVLKEGVSKEEGEELKKKLEEAGATVTLK comes from the coding sequence ATGGCTTTAACTAACGAAGAAATCTTAAACGCAGTTGCTGAAAAAACAGTTCTTGAACTTGTTGAATTAATTTCTGCTTTCGAAGAAAAATTTAACGTATCTGCTGCTGCTGTAGCTGTTGCTGCTGCTCCAGGCGCTGGCGCTGCTGCTGAAGAACAAACTGAATTCAACGTTGAGTTGACTTCTTTCGGTGCTAACAAAGTTGCTGTAATTAAAGCAGTTCGTGAAGCTACTGGTCTTGGTCTTAAAGAAGCTAAAGATCTTGTTGAAGGCGCTCCTGCAGTTCTTAAAGAAGGCGTTTCTAAAGAAGAAGGCGAAGAACTTAAGAAGAAGCTTGAAGAAGCTGGTGCTACAGTTACACTTAAGTAA
- the trpE gene encoding anthranilate synthase component I produces the protein MTTLIQFEQLKATGYNTIPVYRQRLADTETPLSVFARFKHHKQAYLFESVEGGENWARYSMIGLGESTVFSCNAGVLTIQQADGTVIQQDCADPFDYIREFQSQFKVPNQVELPDLPSFTGGLVGYLGYDAVRYIEPKLKNVPAADPVTLPDLWLMLSQTVIVFDNLKDTLFLIHHADANQPDAYAQAQQKLDQLEQLLATPVSLQAKPHTAPHFESITGKTKFLETVEKVKEYIRAGDVMQVVPGQRMVSDFDGEALQVYRALRHLNPSPYLFLVQGQTLTDQKPFHIVGSSPEILSRLENGIATVRPLAGTRPRGKTKEEDLALEQDLLADEKEIAEHLMLIDLGRNDVGRVSKIGKVQVTDRMVIERYSHVMHIVSNVQGEVRDDVDALDVFKATFPAGTLSGAPKIRAMEIIDEVEPVKRGVFGGAVGYLGWHGEMDMSIAIRTCVIRDQKVYVQAGAGLVADSNPESEWNETQIKARAVIKAVELSSNGLIL, from the coding sequence ATGACCACCTTAATACAGTTTGAACAATTAAAAGCTACAGGCTATAACACCATTCCTGTTTATCGCCAACGTTTGGCCGATACTGAAACGCCACTTTCTGTTTTTGCACGTTTTAAACACCACAAGCAAGCCTATCTATTTGAGTCGGTTGAAGGGGGAGAAAACTGGGCGCGCTATTCCATGATCGGTTTGGGTGAGTCTACCGTTTTTTCCTGTAATGCAGGGGTACTCACCATACAACAGGCGGATGGCACCGTGATTCAGCAGGATTGTGCTGATCCCTTTGACTATATCCGTGAGTTTCAAAGCCAGTTTAAAGTCCCTAATCAAGTTGAGTTGCCTGATTTACCAAGCTTTACTGGAGGATTGGTGGGTTATTTAGGCTATGACGCTGTACGTTATATTGAGCCAAAACTGAAAAACGTGCCTGCTGCTGATCCTGTAACGCTGCCAGATCTTTGGTTAATGCTCTCTCAAACTGTGATTGTGTTTGATAATTTAAAAGATACTTTATTTCTCATTCATCATGCCGATGCCAATCAGCCTGATGCCTATGCTCAAGCCCAGCAAAAGCTGGATCAACTGGAGCAATTATTGGCAACACCTGTGAGTTTGCAGGCAAAACCGCACACAGCACCGCATTTTGAGTCCATTACAGGCAAAACAAAATTTCTTGAAACCGTTGAAAAGGTCAAAGAATATATCCGTGCAGGGGATGTGATGCAGGTGGTGCCTGGCCAGCGTATGGTGTCTGACTTTGATGGTGAGGCGCTACAGGTGTATCGTGCGTTGCGGCATTTAAATCCATCGCCATATTTATTTCTTGTACAGGGGCAAACCCTGACAGATCAAAAGCCATTCCATATTGTCGGCTCTTCGCCAGAGATTCTGTCTCGCTTGGAAAATGGCATTGCAACGGTTCGCCCGTTGGCGGGAACACGACCACGTGGCAAGACCAAGGAAGAGGATCTTGCCTTAGAACAAGATTTACTGGCAGATGAAAAAGAGATTGCAGAACATCTGATGCTGATTGATCTGGGGCGCAATGATGTTGGACGTGTCTCTAAAATTGGTAAAGTCCAAGTCACTGACCGCATGGTAATCGAGCGTTATTCACACGTCATGCATATTGTCTCCAACGTACAAGGTGAAGTTCGGGATGATGTAGATGCTTTAGATGTATTTAAAGCTACTTTCCCGGCGGGAACACTTTCGGGTGCACCAAAAATTCGGGCCATGGAAATTATTGATGAGGTTGAGCCAGTAAAACGTGGTGTATTTGGTGGGGCCGTTGGATATTTAGGCTGGCATGGCGAAATGGATATGTCGATCGCGATTCGTACCTGTGTTATTCGTGATCAAAAGGTCTACGTGCAGGCTGGAGCAGGGTTGGTTGCAGACTCAAATCCTGAATCTGAGTGGAATGAAACCCAAATAAAAGCTCGCGCAGTGATCAAAGCGGTTGAATTATCGTCAAACGGATTGATTTTATGA
- the secE gene encoding preprotein translocase subunit SecE has protein sequence MSNDKSRDALSDAPIPQRNNAAEVVNSGSPLDLVMWLIAIVLLVGAALVNQHLPAYWAPANDVWVRVGVILACVVVALGLLYATHQGKGFVRLLQDARIELRRVTWPTKQETITTSWQVLLVVLIASLVLWCFDYGLGWFIKLIIG, from the coding sequence ATGTCGAATGATAAATCGCGTGACGCATTAAGCGACGCGCCAATCCCTCAAAGAAATAATGCCGCTGAAGTTGTAAACTCTGGCTCCCCACTTGATCTGGTCATGTGGTTGATTGCTATCGTTTTGTTGGTCGGCGCCGCATTGGTAAATCAGCATTTACCGGCCTATTGGGCACCTGCAAATGATGTTTGGGTGCGCGTTGGGGTAATTTTGGCTTGTGTCGTTGTCGCTTTAGGTTTATTATACGCCACCCATCAAGGCAAAGGCTTTGTGCGTTTGTTGCAAGATGCGCGAATTGAACTGCGTCGAGTGACCTGGCCAACAAAACAAGAGACGATCACGACATCGTGGCAAGTGCTTTTGGTTGTACTCATTGCATCATTGGTTTTATGGTGTTTTGATTACGGGTTAGGTTGGTTTATTAAGTTAATTATCGGGTAA
- the rplK gene encoding 50S ribosomal protein L11 produces the protein MAKKIDGYIKLQVPAGKANPSPPIGPALGQRGVNIMAFCKEFNAATQKLEVGLPIPVVITVYNDKSFTFIMKTPPASILLKKAAGIQKGSSVPNKTKVGKLTRAQLEEIATTKEPDLTGADLDARVRTIAGSARSMGLEVEL, from the coding sequence ATGGCTAAGAAGATTGACGGCTATATCAAGCTGCAAGTTCCAGCTGGTAAAGCAAATCCATCTCCACCAATTGGTCCTGCTTTAGGTCAACGTGGTGTAAACATCATGGCATTCTGTAAAGAATTCAATGCTGCTACACAAAAACTTGAAGTTGGTTTGCCAATTCCTGTCGTGATCACTGTGTACAACGATAAGTCGTTCACTTTCATCATGAAAACTCCACCTGCATCTATTCTTCTTAAGAAAGCTGCTGGTATTCAAAAGGGTTCTTCTGTACCTAACAAAACTAAAGTTGGTAAGTTGACTCGTGCTCAATTAGAAGAAATTGCGACTACTAAAGAACCAGACTTAACTGGTGCTGATTTAGACGCTCGTGTACGTACCATCGCTGGTTCTGCACGTTCTATGGGCTTGGAAGTGGAGCTATAA
- the nusG gene encoding transcription termination/antitermination protein NusG: protein MKRWYIIHAYSGFEKQVMRSLNDRIQRSTVADSFGEVLVPTEEVVEMKDGKKRKSERKFFPGYVLVEMEMNDDTWHIVKECPKVLGFIGGTPEKPAPISQREADAILARVRNTGEAPRPKTMFEPGEELLVIDGPFTDFKGVVEEVQYDKSRLTLTINVFNRPTQVELEFRQVEKTI from the coding sequence ATGAAACGTTGGTATATTATTCATGCCTATTCAGGTTTTGAAAAACAAGTGATGCGTTCACTTAATGACCGAATCCAGCGCAGCACTGTTGCTGATAGTTTTGGTGAAGTCCTCGTCCCTACTGAAGAAGTGGTGGAAATGAAGGATGGTAAGAAGCGTAAGTCTGAACGTAAATTCTTTCCTGGCTATGTATTAGTCGAGATGGAAATGAATGATGATACTTGGCATATCGTGAAAGAGTGTCCAAAGGTTCTTGGTTTTATCGGTGGTACACCAGAAAAACCAGCACCGATTTCACAACGTGAAGCTGATGCGATTCTTGCACGTGTACGTAATACAGGTGAAGCACCTCGTCCTAAGACGATGTTTGAGCCTGGTGAAGAATTGCTCGTGATTGATGGTCCGTTCACTGACTTTAAAGGAGTCGTGGAGGAAGTTCAGTACGATAAGTCACGTTTAACGTTGACGATTAATGTATTTAATCGACCAACTCAGGTTGAACTCGAGTTTCGCCAAGTCGAAAAAACGATTTAA
- the tuf gene encoding elongation factor Tu: MAKAKFERNKPHVNVGTIGHVDHGKTTLTAAIATICAKTYGGEAKDYSQIDSAPEEKARGITINTSHVEYDSPIRHYAHVDCPGHADYVKNMITGAAQMDGAILVCAATDGPMPQTREHILLSRQVGVPYIIVFLNKCDLVDDEELLELVEMEVRELLSTYDFPGDDTPVIRGSALAALNGDAGQYGESSVLALVEALDSYIPEPERAIDKAFLMPIEDVFSISGRGTVVTGRVEAGIVKVGEEVEIVGIKDTVKTTVTGVEMFRKLLDEGRAGENCGILLRGTKREDVQRGQVLAKPGTIKPHTKFDAEVYVLSKEEGGRHTPFLNGYRPQFYFRTTDVTGAIKLQDGVEMVMPGDNVEMSVELIHPIAMDPGLRFAIREGGRTVGAGVVAKVTA, translated from the coding sequence ATGGCTAAGGCTAAGTTTGAACGTAATAAACCACACGTAAACGTGGGTACAATTGGTCACGTTGACCATGGTAAAACAACTTTAACTGCTGCGATTGCAACTATCTGTGCAAAAACTTACGGCGGTGAAGCGAAAGATTACTCACAAATCGACTCAGCTCCTGAAGAAAAAGCACGTGGTATTACAATTAATACATCACACGTAGAATACGATTCTCCAATCCGTCACTACGCTCACGTAGACTGCCCGGGTCACGCCGATTATGTTAAAAACATGATTACTGGTGCTGCTCAGATGGACGGCGCGATCCTTGTATGTGCTGCGACTGATGGTCCAATGCCACAAACTCGTGAACACATCCTTCTTTCACGTCAGGTTGGTGTACCTTACATCATCGTATTCTTGAACAAGTGTGACCTTGTTGATGATGAAGAATTGCTTGAATTGGTAGAAATGGAAGTTCGTGAACTTCTATCTACTTATGACTTCCCAGGTGATGACACTCCAGTTATCCGTGGTTCAGCACTTGCAGCGCTTAATGGTGATGCTGGTCAATATGGCGAATCATCAGTTCTTGCTCTTGTTGAAGCGCTTGACTCTTACATCCCAGAACCAGAGCGTGCTATCGATAAAGCATTCTTGATGCCAATCGAAGATGTATTCTCAATCTCAGGCCGTGGTACAGTAGTAACTGGTCGTGTAGAAGCGGGTATCGTAAAAGTTGGTGAAGAAGTTGAAATCGTAGGTATCAAAGATACGGTTAAGACAACTGTAACTGGCGTTGAGATGTTCCGTAAACTTCTTGACGAAGGCCGTGCTGGTGAGAACTGTGGTATCTTACTTCGTGGTACTAAGCGTGAAGACGTACAACGTGGTCAAGTACTTGCTAAACCAGGTACAATCAAGCCGCACACTAAATTCGATGCAGAAGTATACGTACTTTCTAAAGAAGAAGGTGGTCGTCACACTCCATTCCTTAACGGTTACCGTCCACAGTTCTACTTCCGTACAACTGACGTAACTGGCGCGATCAAATTACAAGATGGCGTTGAAATGGTTATGCCTGGTGACAACGTAGAAATGTCAGTAGAATTAATTCACCCGATTGCAATGGACCCAGGTCTACGTTTTGCGATCCGTGAAGGTGGTCGTACTGTAGGTGCTGGTGTTGTTGCTAAAGTAACTGCATAA
- the rplA gene encoding 50S ribosomal protein L1, whose amino-acid sequence MAKLTKRQKAIAAAVEANKVYTLEEAVQVLNSLPAAKFKESLDIAVNLGVDPRKSDQVVRGATTLPAGTGKTVRVAVFAQGAAAEAAKAAGADIVGFDDLAESIQGGNLDFDVVIAAPDAMRVVGKLGTILGPRGLMPNPKVGTVTPDVANAVKNAKSGQARYRVDKAGIIHAAIGQLGFSEEAVRQNVETLIADLKKLKPATSKGVYVKKITLSSTMGPGLIVDVSNVSK is encoded by the coding sequence ATGGCAAAGTTAACTAAACGTCAAAAAGCCATTGCTGCTGCTGTTGAAGCAAACAAAGTTTACACTTTGGAAGAAGCAGTTCAAGTTCTTAACAGCCTTCCAGCTGCGAAGTTCAAAGAATCTTTAGATATCGCTGTAAACCTTGGCGTAGATCCACGTAAATCTGATCAGGTTGTTCGTGGCGCGACGACTTTACCTGCAGGTACTGGTAAAACTGTACGTGTAGCTGTATTTGCTCAAGGCGCTGCTGCAGAAGCTGCGAAAGCTGCTGGTGCTGATATCGTTGGTTTTGACGACCTTGCTGAAAGCATTCAAGGTGGAAACCTTGATTTCGACGTGGTGATTGCTGCTCCTGATGCAATGCGCGTTGTTGGTAAGCTTGGTACAATTCTTGGTCCACGTGGCTTAATGCCAAACCCGAAAGTGGGTACAGTAACGCCTGACGTTGCTAACGCGGTTAAGAATGCTAAATCTGGTCAAGCACGTTACCGTGTAGACAAAGCGGGTATTATCCACGCTGCGATTGGCCAACTTGGCTTTAGCGAAGAAGCTGTACGTCAAAACGTTGAAACTTTAATTGCAGACTTGAAAAAGTTGAAACCTGCAACTTCTAAAGGTGTATACGTTAAAAAGATCACTTTGAGCTCAACTATGGGTCCTGGTTTGATCGTTGACGTAAGCAACGTATCTAAGTAA